Sequence from the Victivallis lenta genome:
ACGGCCTGGACAGCAGCGAAATGGCGCCCAATGAATATTTTCCCTACCGGAAGGCTCTTCCCTTCCTCGACAGGCTGCGTGAAAGGTGGAACGGACCGCTTCTGGCGCTGCTGATGCATTGGGAAGGCACTGCGCCGTGGGCTCCGCCGTATATCTGGCCGCCGTATGGCGGAGAAGAGGCGCTCGGCGAATTCACCGATGCGATGCACAAGGCGGGAGACCGGGTCGGCCTGTACGCTTCCGGAATCGGCTGGACTCAGCAGAGCATGTTGGAACCGGGCTACGACTGCCGTGAGCAGTTCGAGGCCGAAGAACTGGAAAACGAGATCTGCACCGGCCCCCGCGGCGAAGCGTATTCGCGGAACTGCAACGGCGCACATTCGATCCGCCTGGGATACGATCTGTGTCCGGCGCGTGACGCCACAGCCCGGATTGTCTGCAATGAAATTTCGGCGGCCCATCGCGCCAGGATCGATTATCTGCAATATTTCGACCAGAATCAGGGTGCGGCTTCACCGCTCTGCTACTCGGCGAAGCATGGACATCCTTCCCTGCCGGGCGCCTGGCAGACCACCGCAATGCGGACGCTGCTGGAAAAGGCTGCCCTTGCGGCGGAGGAGACGGTTCTGGGGTGTGAAAATGCCGCCGCGGAGCCGTACATGGAATTCTGCAAACTCAACGATCTCCGAAGTCATCTGGCCTGGGGGACCTGCGGAATGCCGGTGCCGCTTTACTCCTATCTTTTCCATGAATATTGCGTCGGATTTTCCGGGAACGGGGTTTGCCTTTCCGCCTGGATCGATACGGCGAAGACTCCGTTTTTCCTGCAATGGAATACCGCCTGGAACTTCGTCAATGGGAATTTGCTTGCCGCGGTGCTGAAAGACGGCGGGAAGATTCATTGGAACTGGGGTTTGAAGTGGGAGCAGCCGGAACCGGCACAGGAACCGCTGCTGACCCTGATCGGCCGCCTCAACGCCTGGCGGCGCGGAGCAGCCGCCAAATACCTTGTGGAGGGGCGCATGGAAAAGACTCCATGCATTGTCTGCGGGAGTTCTGAAATTCATTTACGGCATCGTGCGCCGGTTTCCACTCCGAACGTATTGGCTTCGAAATGGAGCTGCGGTACCCGGCAGGCGCTGCTGCTGGTGAATTTCGGGGAAAAAGCGGAACCGTGCCGGATTGACTTCGAAGTTCCGTTTCACGGCAGAATTCTCACAGCGAACGGCGAAGAAGCGTGGAGCGGCGCGTCTATGACGACGGAAATCCCGCCGCTTGACGCGATCATGCTTGAAACAGAGGAAAGCAATTGAATGTTCCTGCTTTACCGACAATTCGGTTCACATATTTTCACCCAACATCAAACAGGAGGAATGCAGATGAAAATTCGTAGATTCACGCTTATCGAGCTTCTTGTCGTGATCGCCATCATCGCGATTCTCGCCGCAATGCTGCTGCCGGCTCTGAACAAAGCAAGACAGAAAGCCCATACCATCACCTGTGTCAGCAATATGAAGCAGATCGCCACCGCCATCATGCTCTATGCCGACAGCAATGGCGGCTGGCTTCCGCCTGCCGATCCATGGGGAAGCTACATCAACTATCTTGCGGAATATCTGCCCAACAAGAATGATTATGATCCGACAAGCAAAGTGCTGTTGGTCGGCCCCGGTACCTCATCGCTGGCCATTTGTCCTACGGTACCCCGCAATGTTGAAGGCGCCAAATATTACACCTCCTCTTACCAGGCTTTTGCCCATCCGGATTCCTATGTCAGCTGGGCAGCCCACTTAACGCAGCATCTCTGGGTATTCAAGGATCGCAGCAGTGAGTGGCAGTATTCTTTCGCCATCGCCAAAATGAAAAGCAGCTCCGCGCTTTTCGGCGAAAAAAATTATGTAAGCCAAGATAGCGGATACGGCGGCAGAGCCTATGTCAACTATCTGTTCACCAATGCGTCCGGAAACCTCAACGGTTTTTACTCCCCCGCGTGGAACCACAGCAATGCCACCAATATTGCATTCGTTGACGGTCATGTGTCCAGTTTCAAATTCAGAGGTATCGGCAACGAGCTTGTAGACCCGGAATACGGGACCATACAGTAAATCCCGCCATCACCGGCCCGGCCTTCCTCTATTTGCCGGAAGGCCTCTTTCCTATTATGACTTGAAGGAACAACCATGTACTCTTACGCAATTTCTTTTTCGGATCAGGAAGTGACGACCCAGATATGGCAAGAGGCGATGACCCATTCTGAAATCCATAAGATTGAGTACTCTGCCGGAGGAGATGACTTTGACGTTTTTCGCCGCAGCGTGAAGGCGCTCTTCTCCATGCAGCAGGCAGGGATCCTGGAAGTGGCCAGCATTCATATCCCCTTCGGGCCATTTTCTTTCTGGAGCTTCGCTTCGCCCGATGAAACCGCCCGACGCGAAGGGATAAAACATATCCGTGATTTTTTATCTCTCTGCAGTGTTTTGAACTGCAGGAATTTCACCATTCACGGCAGCGACGAACCCATTGCATCGGAAGTCCGTCAACAGGCGATGACTTCCCTGCGCCGAAGTCTCCTGGAACTTTCAGAGGATATGATACAGTCCGGAGCATCTCTCAATTTGGAACTGCTTCCCCGGAGCTGCCTCGGCAATACCCCCGAAGAACTGTTGCTGATACTGAAGGACTTGCCGTCGGCAATCGGTATCTGCTGCGACGTAAACCATCTTTGCGGAACCCCGGCACGGGTTCCTCACGCGATCACCCTGCTGTCGAAACGTCTCCGGACTTTTCATCTCTCCGACTATGACGGTGTGGACGAGTGCCACTGGTTCCCCGGACTGGGAGTGCTGGACTGGCCGGCCATCATGCAGAAAATCCGCGGACTTCCCCAAGAGCTGCTGCTGATCTTTGAAATAGCCAGATTGCAGGCTCCTGGGTGGCAGAAACGGAACATCTCTCCGGAAATTCATTGCCGTAATTGCGCCGCAGCAGCCGAAATGCTGGAAAAAAACTTTGCTTTTCTATCTTGACAGGCTATTTTTTATTGAATGATTTCAGGTTGATCCACCAGGAGAACTCCTCCATGAAAAAAACTCTTTTTATCCTCATCTTCCTCGGAACACTGACGGGAATGACAATGGAAAAACTCCAGTTTCCCAATGCTTCCAGTATTGAACCGATTCCGATCTGGCAAGGCAAATACAAGATGGAGTGCTCTTATGCTCCCGGAATCGTTCCGGATTCCGCCTTGAAAGGTTCCGTAAAATTAACGGCGGATGTTCCAGGTCGACAGGCGCAGGACATCCAGGTGGTATTCCCGTCCCGCAGAAAAATCGTCGCCGGACAACGATATGAACTCCGCCTCCGGCTGATGAGCCCGCAAAAACTGCAGTTTTCCATCACGGTCATGCAGAATTTCAAACCGTGGGCCAAGTTGGGCTCCGATGCCTCCACGGTGATTTCGACCCAGCCCGGCAAGTGGCAGACGGTGCGACTTTCCTTCATCGCCAGCCAGGATTGCAGTCAAGGGATCAGGACGCCCGTTTTTTATCTGGGTACACTGCCCAAAGGAAGCACCCTCTATGTGGCGGAAATGCTCTTCGGCGATCCAGACGAGCTTCCTGACTTCGCCGAACCGACAACGGAAACGGAAACGGAGGAGGACGACGACACATCTTCCAGCAGAACCGGCCGGCACGAATCCGTCACCTTTGCAGTCAAAGATGACTTCGCGGTGGAAAATCTTTCCGCCAAAAAGAACTGGAGCTATTCCGACGCATGGAAGGAAAAATTCGGCATGCGGGAAAAAGTCTCCCTCTGCGGCATGTGGGATTTCGCCCCAGTCAAAAACATCAAAGAACCGCTTCCTCCCCCCGATGCGGAAAACTGGGCAAACTTCATTGTTCCGGGCTACTGGCGGGGAGGCAATCCGACAAACTTCGTCCATACCGGTGACGGTAAAACCGTCACCGCCTGCAATGGCATTCCATTGGAACAAATTCGCGCCGCCTGGTACCGGCGCACCATTGATATTCCCCGTGAATGGCAGGGCAGACAAGTCGTACTCCGCTTCAATCAGATCAATCATAATGCGGAAATTCTCGTCAACGGCCGGCGGGCCGGCGGTACAAAGGATTTCACCTGTTTCCCGGTTTACTGGAAAGATGCGATGCGTGCCTGCGATCTGGATATTTCGCAGCTTCTCCGTTACGGTCAGCAGAACGAGCTGGCTGTACGGGTAAGTTCAAGCGGTAAACTGGATGAAAAACGCAGCGGCATCGCCGGATATGTCTATCTGGAAGTCGCTCCGGCAGCAAACTTTGGAACCCCAGTCGTTTCCACTCAAGTCGCCGACGGGACAATGCGGATCAATTTCAAAAACTCCGCCGTGCGAAACGGCGACCTTACCATTACCATCCGGGAATGGAAAACCGGCAAAGCGGTTTATGAAAAAGAGCTGCCGTTTGCCGATTCCGTTCAGCTTGATTATCTGCCTCCCCGACTGTGGAGTCCCGAATCCCCCGACCTCTACTGGTGTGAACTCAAACTGGAACACAACGGCGTGCGCCTTGATGAATCACGGGTTCGCTTCGGCGCAGTCGAAGTCGAGGCAAAAGGAGGCGATTACTATCTCAACGGTCAGAAAATCAACCTCTATGCCGATACCGCTCTGGATACCAACGGTTACTGGACCTCCAACTGGCGCACCAATGCCGATTATGTACGCAAAGAAGCGCGGGCGATGCGCGCCATGAATCTGAATACCGTCTATTTCAGCGGTCTGATGCCCAAAGAACTGCTGGATGTCTACGATGAGGAAGGGATTCTGGTTCTCGCCCACATTTCTTTCAATTACGATACTCATCTCAAAAACAGCGACAGGAAGATTCTGAAGTTGTTTCAACAGCAGACCGCGACGCTCAAAAGCATGGATCGCTTCGACAATCACCCGTCCCACATCGGATTTCTTTTCGATGTCTGGTTCAATTTTCACCCAGGAACCACCAACCCAGAATACATCGGACTGAAAGAGAACACAGCCAGCTATCCCGCTTTTAATCGTGACGGACAGGTTATTGCCGAATCATCCGGCGATCCCAATATTGCCGACGGCGACAGGAGAGCCCGCCAAAACCGCTTTCGGCAAATCACCGCCATGTTGAGGGAGAACTTTCCCGGCAAGCTGCTGCTCACCGGGGCCTCCGGTGAAGCCGGCGATGCTTTCTCCACCCACTGTTATCATACCTGGGGGGCTCCCTTCGAAGAGTTGCGCGCCCTCTTCGGGCGCTATGGATTGCAACGGGAACTGCCGATCTTCATCGGGGAATTCAACATTCCTTATCCTGGCAGTTTCTGTCCGCTGGATGTTTTCAATCCCCACGAAGCCAATCCGCTCTCTTTGGAGAACTTTTCACGCTATTTCGGCAACGAAGGCTACCGCTGGCGTGCCTTTTACTGCCGCCGTCTGTTTCAGGATGTTGGCGATGACTCTCTTATGGGCAGCAGGATGGATCAGCAGGGCGACACGCAGTACTGGATTCCCAGCGGTCTGTACAGCGCACTTTTCACCATCTCCAATGAAACCATCGTTCCAGGCTGGCGTTTTTCCGGAGTCACCGGAATCGGATTCTTCGGTTTCGTCCAGAGCTACCACCTGCTGCTGGCAGGCTGTGCCAGCAGCAATTTGAACACTCCGCTGCCGGATGATCTTTCCCGCCCGGTATACTCGCCGGAACGGGCAGTCTATGGAGCTTATCTGCCGCCGTTTGTTTGTTCTGAAACCAATCTTTTCCTGAAATCCACTTTGTCCATGGCTTCCCATCTCCGGGTCTCGGCGCCGGTACTGGCGGAATTCATGGAACCGGGACCGGATCCCTACGCTCTCGATCACGCCTGGTTCGGCGGAGAAGTGCTGAAAAAGCAACTTGTGGTTCTCAACGATTCCCCGGAGGACAAAAATCTGACATTCCGGATTACGCTCCGCAGTAAAAACAACCTCATACTGCGCTCAATGAAACAAAGCTGTACCATCGCTTCAGGCGAAAGAGCAGTTCTGCCGGTGAAATTCAAACTGCCGTACACTGCCAGTCGGGTCGACGGAAGGCTCGCTGCCGAATGCATCAATCAGGACACACCGATAACCGCGTCTCTCGATGTTCAGTGGTTTCCCAGACCGCCGGGCCTGAAAACCAGCCGCCCCATTTACCTTTTTGATCCTCAAGGCGGTGTAAAACAATATCTGACCAGACAGAATATACCGTTTACGGAACTGTCCTCACCGACCGCGCTTTCCTCTGGCCCCGGAATTCTGTTGATCGGCCGCCAGGCACTGACCGCCGCCCGCGATATCCCGGATTTCAACCGGCTGACTGCGAACGGCATCAACATCCTGATTCTGGAACAGCAGCTTGCCAGTTCCACGGAGTTGATGAAAACCCGTACCCGTCATGCCTTCATCAATGCGCCCGGTCACACCGTACTGGCCGGTTTTCAGGATCAGGATTTCGCGAACTGGCGCGGCGGAGTCTCGCTGGCAGATTCCTACGAACACAATCCGCCAGGTTACGGCTGGGCCGCCGCCGGGAACCGCAATATGTTGGCAAGTTATGTTTTTCGCCGTCCTGCACACGGCAATTATCGAGCCTTGCTCTGTTCGGGGTTCGATCTCTATCAGACGCCACTGCTGGAATATTGCGGCAGGGAAGGCAGCTGGATTGCCTCCCAGCTGGAACTTGTCCCGCGCCTGGGGATTGATCCGGCAGCGACTACACTGTTTCATCGTATGGTATCCTATCTGGATCAAAGAGGCACAGTCGAAGGCGATGTGCTTTTCTTCGGAGGAGAAAAAGGAACGGCCCTGCTGAAAAAAATGCAGATAGAATATACGCCTGTAACGGAACTGGATGCGCAGGTGTTGAAAAATGCCCGGACGCTTCTGATTTCCGACCCTGATTTCGAAAAACTCCGCAGACACTCCATTGCGTTAACCCGTTTTGTCTACAACGGCGGTCACATCTGCTATCTTCATACGGGAAATGCCTTTGAATCGATATGGCTGCCGTTCCCCTTGAAACTCAAGGAAAAAAAAGCGCGGCAGGCACTGCACAAAGTCGATCACCCCGATCATTTCTGGCGTTGCGGCTGGGATAATAACGACCTCTACTGGCACGAAGAATTCAATCTGCCGTTTTTTGACGGCATTCCGGAGCAGGCAAATGCCTTTTCACCCGGCGTGGTGGTGGATCTTCCTCACGGGGCGGGCCGGTTCACCTTGATTTCCATCACGCCGGAACTCTTCGGGAACACTCCCGCCAGCGGGAAAACCTGCCGATTTCTTTCCGCCCTTCTTTCCGGAGCGGGTGTAACCATCCGCAGCGACGGCACAGCCTTCACCGCCCAGTCCGGGGGGAATCATAATATCGACCTTGCAGATTACAACTGGAGTTTCGCCCTCGATCCGAAGAATACAGGCCTTTCGGAAAAAGTCGAAACCGGC
This genomic interval carries:
- a CDS encoding DUF6259 domain-containing protein; translation: MTLNLKRINLDFDEAGNVVLLQCAGIEFAAVEPAGGSGLFVVQLRDFIGNPIRLDRSDFSDVTLHRSQDGFEIEYFNCRRLRDTAVKVWAVQKKTEIRWRIQVSTENPACRCEWTDFPRLRLRRSTEERFLLPFAEGTLIDHLDWREKAANFKCEYSQYPLSGCNGFYPGPAAMQFAACFQGETGLYIGCADSAHAPKTLDIQCEGDEARRLMVQNFTGGAPGPEFEIVTAAFAGNWQDAAEIYRAWMLRHDPLLPEKIGKRIPGWLKESPVVIAFPVRGHGLDSSEMAPNEYFPYRKALPFLDRLRERWNGPLLALLMHWEGTAPWAPPYIWPPYGGEEALGEFTDAMHKAGDRVGLYASGIGWTQQSMLEPGYDCREQFEAEELENEICTGPRGEAYSRNCNGAHSIRLGYDLCPARDATARIVCNEISAAHRARIDYLQYFDQNQGAASPLCYSAKHGHPSLPGAWQTTAMRTLLEKAALAAEETVLGCENAAAEPYMEFCKLNDLRSHLAWGTCGMPVPLYSYLFHEYCVGFSGNGVCLSAWIDTAKTPFFLQWNTAWNFVNGNLLAAVLKDGGKIHWNWGLKWEQPEPAQEPLLTLIGRLNAWRRGAAAKYLVEGRMEKTPCIVCGSSEIHLRHRAPVSTPNVLASKWSCGTRQALLLVNFGEKAEPCRIDFEVPFHGRILTANGEEAWSGASMTTEIPPLDAIMLETEESN
- a CDS encoding prepilin-type N-terminal cleavage/methylation domain-containing protein, which translates into the protein MFLLYRQFGSHIFTQHQTGGMQMKIRRFTLIELLVVIAIIAILAAMLLPALNKARQKAHTITCVSNMKQIATAIMLYADSNGGWLPPADPWGSYINYLAEYLPNKNDYDPTSKVLLVGPGTSSLAICPTVPRNVEGAKYYTSSYQAFAHPDSYVSWAAHLTQHLWVFKDRSSEWQYSFAIAKMKSSSALFGEKNYVSQDSGYGGRAYVNYLFTNASGNLNGFYSPAWNHSNATNIAFVDGHVSSFKFRGIGNELVDPEYGTIQ
- a CDS encoding sugar phosphate isomerase/epimerase family protein; the protein is MYSYAISFSDQEVTTQIWQEAMTHSEIHKIEYSAGGDDFDVFRRSVKALFSMQQAGILEVASIHIPFGPFSFWSFASPDETARREGIKHIRDFLSLCSVLNCRNFTIHGSDEPIASEVRQQAMTSLRRSLLELSEDMIQSGASLNLELLPRSCLGNTPEELLLILKDLPSAIGICCDVNHLCGTPARVPHAITLLSKRLRTFHLSDYDGVDECHWFPGLGVLDWPAIMQKIRGLPQELLLIFEIARLQAPGWQKRNISPEIHCRNCAAAAEMLEKNFAFLS
- a CDS encoding sugar-binding domain-containing protein, with amino-acid sequence MKKTLFILIFLGTLTGMTMEKLQFPNASSIEPIPIWQGKYKMECSYAPGIVPDSALKGSVKLTADVPGRQAQDIQVVFPSRRKIVAGQRYELRLRLMSPQKLQFSITVMQNFKPWAKLGSDASTVISTQPGKWQTVRLSFIASQDCSQGIRTPVFYLGTLPKGSTLYVAEMLFGDPDELPDFAEPTTETETEEDDDTSSSRTGRHESVTFAVKDDFAVENLSAKKNWSYSDAWKEKFGMREKVSLCGMWDFAPVKNIKEPLPPPDAENWANFIVPGYWRGGNPTNFVHTGDGKTVTACNGIPLEQIRAAWYRRTIDIPREWQGRQVVLRFNQINHNAEILVNGRRAGGTKDFTCFPVYWKDAMRACDLDISQLLRYGQQNELAVRVSSSGKLDEKRSGIAGYVYLEVAPAANFGTPVVSTQVADGTMRINFKNSAVRNGDLTITIREWKTGKAVYEKELPFADSVQLDYLPPRLWSPESPDLYWCELKLEHNGVRLDESRVRFGAVEVEAKGGDYYLNGQKINLYADTALDTNGYWTSNWRTNADYVRKEARAMRAMNLNTVYFSGLMPKELLDVYDEEGILVLAHISFNYDTHLKNSDRKILKLFQQQTATLKSMDRFDNHPSHIGFLFDVWFNFHPGTTNPEYIGLKENTASYPAFNRDGQVIAESSGDPNIADGDRRARQNRFRQITAMLRENFPGKLLLTGASGEAGDAFSTHCYHTWGAPFEELRALFGRYGLQRELPIFIGEFNIPYPGSFCPLDVFNPHEANPLSLENFSRYFGNEGYRWRAFYCRRLFQDVGDDSLMGSRMDQQGDTQYWIPSGLYSALFTISNETIVPGWRFSGVTGIGFFGFVQSYHLLLAGCASSNLNTPLPDDLSRPVYSPERAVYGAYLPPFVCSETNLFLKSTLSMASHLRVSAPVLAEFMEPGPDPYALDHAWFGGEVLKKQLVVLNDSPEDKNLTFRITLRSKNNLILRSMKQSCTIASGERAVLPVKFKLPYTASRVDGRLAAECINQDTPITASLDVQWFPRPPGLKTSRPIYLFDPQGGVKQYLTRQNIPFTELSSPTALSSGPGILLIGRQALTAARDIPDFNRLTANGINILILEQQLASSTELMKTRTRHAFINAPGHTVLAGFQDQDFANWRGGVSLADSYEHNPPGYGWAAAGNRNMLASYVFRRPAHGNYRALLCSGFDLYQTPLLEYCGREGSWIASQLELVPRLGIDPAATTLFHRMVSYLDQRGTVEGDVLFFGGEKGTALLKKMQIEYTPVTELDAQVLKNARTLLISDPDFEKLRRHSIALTRFVYNGGHICYLHTGNAFESIWLPFPLKLKEKKARQALHKVDHPDHFWRCGWDNNDLYWHEEFNLPFFDGIPEQANAFSPGVVVDLPHGAGRFTLISITPELFGNTPASGKTCRFLSALLSGAGVTIRSDGTAFTAQSGGNHNIDLADYNWSFALDPKNTGLSEKVETGADGSLVWQSGLIADGAEVKLGVAFEQFLRKEYDGYVWYRLKFPLPSKLQNLEKYYLSIGAIDDFDWVYVNGKLVGKTGRETPSWWQTPRLYEIPGNLLKPGENTIAIRILDEKGEGGIMLPVVLGNQPVVKGKNTGWNTPYPEGSSRDYQNHPDLVRQY